Genomic DNA from Gossypium hirsutum isolate 1008001.06 chromosome A01, Gossypium_hirsutum_v2.1, whole genome shotgun sequence:
gttgagagcagaattttctttgagttttctctaagatttttctcttgagttttctttagaagttgttttaacaatcttgtgattgtgggagccatcttcaaccttcttcttgccattgatattctttggaggggagattagagccgtttgaagggagttgtgagatctttcgggatttcaaggcttcttaggacttatcttttaatttcttactgtcaattctttctttatttctgcttgtgccgaatctttatctaatgtattttctgttcttattgtgttttcagcctttttctatcttaaggaattagcccaaaaatccccaatttctacggttcttgccgattcatccatactcttttggggagaaattagattgccgaaatttggggaaaactatctgggtgttcaattgggcagaatcgcaatctcttctagggtttcaagattccttattaacacttatttctattctctatttaattctttactgttttggggattttatttcagatctgaaaattcaaaaatctaatcttttaattttctgtttcgtttcagatctaattgtttagggttttcgtaggagtttctcgtgacttggcaactcgatcttggtccgcgcgcattcctctatcattttaggtgtagtttacccttaaaccttaaatctaCGGGATGTCATCTCTTAAAAATGATGGTATGAATGCAACTTAGGGATAAGAGAAGGGGTCGTAGATGTTGGGATTCGAATCTCGTATCTACTGTATGCAATCTCTCAGAAAAAGGGTTCCATGATGCATCTTTAGGATAAGAAAAGGGGTTTGCAGGGTTCAAACCCCGAATCTATTGGATTCCACCTCTTAAAAGTGGTAGCATTAGGAGAAAGGAAAGTGTTATAGATGTTGATATTTGAATGTTGTATACAAAAAAGTTGGGTTCCAAAACCCAAATTTGCTATATGCTATTCCCTTAAAATAGTTGCATTTAACTAACTAAGCTGAACTTTAGGCTCACCAAAGCTAGATTTCGGGCCTAGTTAGACAAGTTACTTGCGTTTTCGATTGCATCTAAGGCGAATTGGAAGATCATATTGTTAAAACGAGATGGCATTTTGCAGGTCTGGAGTAACAATCTTTATGTGAGTGCGGAGCACAGAGTTGTGGTGAATTCCGAACGGGAAAGATTTTCGATTCCGTTATTCTTCTTCCCTTCCCACTATGTCAAAGTGAAGCCTCTAGAGGAGCTAGTGAATGAGCAAAACCCAGCGAAGTATAAAGAATATAGCTGGGGAAAGTTTTACGTTAATCGAACCGGCAGCAACTACAAGAAACTCGAGGCTGAAAACCTTCAAATCGACCATTTCAAGACGTCAGAATCCGAATAATTGCTGCACTCTATCATCTTTGATTCTAAACCATTACCTGTTTTTTAGTTTCAGCTTTAAATTGTCATCATATGATATAATGAACATAGTTTGTATCATATAGAAAAATATGCTTTTATCATATGGAAAAACATGCTTTTAGTATTTCTCGGCTACGTGATTATATGTAAGATTTTAAGTTGAATAAAGACTGTTTTCATATGATTTTCATAAATTAATGTTGCTGACGAAGCCGACTCTTTCAAGAAAAATCTTCAAAGTATCGTCCGTCGGTCAACCAACCAGATTCCCAACAACCGAAGGTATTGTCTCCATATTGAGTTTAGTTCCCAGCCTCCGCGGAGAGCTATGTACAATTCATAGAGGGGGGCGCCTCGGTTGATGGTACTGCAAGATTCAGGAAATGTGTAACCCAAGTGGTACCATGGTTGCAAGTATAGGGGCTATAAGCCTCAGGTTGATGGTTCGAGTCGCCTCACGCTCAGATATTTCCATTATTATTCACATGCCTCATATTGACACCTTTCCCGAGTCTTACAGGTACCACCAATTGAGATGCCCTCTCTGTGAACCGTACACAGCTCTTTGCGGAGGCTAAGGACAAAACTCTGACACGAGAACAATACCTTAAATTGTTGGAGATCCTGTTAGCTGCTTGATGAACGACACTTCAAAGACTTGTCTCATGAAGGAGCCAATCCCCTCAACAAATATATCAATACTTGCCTTTAGAGTAAAACTCGAACTTAATCCAGTTAGTTCACGCAGTTATCTATTACAAACTTTATGAAAATGGAGAGACAAGGAGTCATCATTGCAGTTAAAAGACAAAGGTTTTcattaaaagaacataaacaCTTCATTTTGAAAGCTAATTGCAACAAATGCTGGATTCTTCCGAGAAACTCTCCCGAATTTCTGAGAATAAACTTAGATTAACATCAGTTGACCACCCTAGATTAGTACACGAGCATGGTGAGAGTCACATCGCATATATTAACTCACCACTGCTATCAATATCTAGTTCGGAATCATTGTCAAGGTCTTCCATATCATCATCAAGGTCCAAGCTACCGGTCAAATAAGAATCGAGATTATTCATATTCGTTGCAGGGATAGTAGCTTCGGAAATGATCTGCATTATCTCGTCAACACTTTGCATAGGTTGATCGGGTTCTTCGAACTGGTCGTTCATCGAGTTCTCATCTATGAGATCTGCTGGTAAGTTCTTTAGAAACCATTCGTGATTCTTAATTTCAGGAATGGATATCCTCTGTTGCAATAAAAATCGAATCAATATTATATATGCTTAGAATATATAAATCTATGTTGCTCGGACTTTTCGTTTTCCTTAAGGTACCGGTTTCTAACACATCTGGATACCCAATGAGTTCGGGTAGCATAGTTTTGAATTAAACTCTGACATTTCAGATACAATCATAGACTGAGCCATGATAGCACAAAGAGAGAACTAACATTTGCCGGGTCAGCAACAAAAATCCTCGAAAGCAGATGACGGCACTCGGGGGATATATGGACGTAATCCGGGATTGAGTACTGGACATGTATAATCCGCTGTGAACCAACCAATTCCATTAGTCGAGATATAAGTTGCTATGGTAGTATTAACCAAGGAATGAGCTTACATGTATTGTTTTGTGGAAGTTTCTTGGATCCTTGGGGTCTTCGAACGGATATGCTCCAACCAACATAACATATATGGTAACCCCACAAGACCAGACATCTGCAACCTGAAATTTAGTTCGACATTAAAAttttagcatatattttatttGCAAGAAAATACAAAGAGAGGTGATACTAAGCAATCTGAAGCAAATACGAAGCATCATTACCTTTCCGTCATATTCTTTCTTGAGTAACACTTCAGGAGCAATATAAGCCGGAGTTCCGACCGTCGATTTTGGTTGAGAATGTAATAACGAGGACTGGGGAAAAAAGTATACTACATCAACATATCGTATACGGAAATCAAAGACAATGAAAGCAAAGTACACTATGTTACTTGAACAGAGCTACAAGCATCAAATATGGATACTTCGAGAAAATGAAGAGCACTTTTTATACCTTGGAATACCCGAAGTCACAAATCTTCAAACGAGGAGCTGGACTCCCGTCCAGTAATGTGTTCTCCAATTTCAAGTCCCGGTGGCATATTTGCTTCAGAGAGGAATTCCGGAAAAGGGATCAAACCGAGTTAACTGGTAAAAGCAATGAAACAATAGTTTACTCACCATTGAATGACAATAACTCACTCCTGATATAAGCTGTTGAAAGAAAAACCGAGCCTACAAACCGGGGAAACAAGtttagacaagaagaagaaagGGGATCAAAACAAGCAAATATAGACTAATACGTAATCGATCAAACACCTCATCTTCACTAAACCGGCCTGCATTACATATCCGTTCAAACAACTCTCCTCCAGCAGCATATTCCATCACAATAGCTAGATGTGTTGGTGTTAATATGACCTAATGTAACACCATGGATTCACAAAGTTAAAAATCTTTATCAAGGATGAcgaaaaatatgataaaatttgatGGAACACTCAGATTGAGGACCGACCTCTTTGAACCGGACGATATTCGGATGCCTTAGAGACCTATGATTGATAATTTCCCTTTGTACATTTTCATCTATCTGTTTGCATACGACATATTATGAAAAAAAGGAACATGAAAATAGAAAATCGAAAACAAGCTCAAATATCAAATACCAACAGGATCAATCGTAaacaaaagaacaagaaaaacaaaatcaAGGTTGATTGGCAAAATACTAAGGAGATCCTGGTATTAGAATTCGAATTACATTttgttcataaaaaaataaattaattaatctttataaattaaatcaaagagtaaacttGTCCTTTTGTTAAAAATCTTATTCATttctacatttaaaaattaatcattGTACGTCAGAATGAGATACACGTGGAATGCCACGTGTAATTTTTTGGTTATTCTAGCAACCACggtagtttttaatagtagaaataaatgaaaattttaacaaaaaaaaacaatttgggCCTCCGTGTTACTTTTACCAAGTTGATCATAAAGATTAAAAATACCATTGAGGCCTCTATAGTaagagtcaaattgtattttactcttttatttaaaaaattacaaactaatctttatatgttagatcaaagaacaaattgatacttttgtccaaattttccatttctatttttaaaaattggtatcTGCATGTCATGACATTGCATGTCACTGTTTGGTTGTTTTGTACTACTTGATTGTTTTGTCAAGCGCGCTAATTTTTAATactacaaataaataattttttaataaaaagaactaatttactttttaatctaataaAACTCACCGATAATTTTACGATTGTCAAAGTTAGCAATGAACTGAAAACAGAACCAAATTCCAAAAGCTCAAATCAAC
This window encodes:
- the LOC107943303 gene encoding serine/threonine-protein kinase SRK2E isoform X2, translating into MSLLLLSISREIDENVQREIINHRSLRHPNIVRFKEVILTPTHLAIVMEYAAGGELFERICNAGRFSEDEARFFFQQLISGVSYCHSMQICHRDLKLENTLLDGSPAPRLKICDFGYSKSSLLHSQPKSTVGTPAYIAPEVLLKKEYDGKVADVWSCGVTIYVMLVGAYPFEDPKDPRNFHKTIHRIIHVQYSIPDYVHISPECRHLLSRIFVADPANRISIPEIKNHEWFLKNLPADLIDENSMNDQFEEPDQPMQSVDEIMQIISEATIPATNMNNLDSYLTGSLDLDDDMEDLDNDSELDIDSSGELIYAM
- the LOC107943303 gene encoding serine/threonine-protein kinase SRK2E isoform X1, whose product is MDRPAMGAGMDLPIMHDSDRYELVKDIGSGNFGVARLMRDKHTDELVAVKYIERGEKIDENVQREIINHRSLRHPNIVRFKEVILTPTHLAIVMEYAAGGELFERICNAGRFSEDEARFFFQQLISGVSYCHSMQICHRDLKLENTLLDGSPAPRLKICDFGYSKSSLLHSQPKSTVGTPAYIAPEVLLKKEYDGKVADVWSCGVTIYVMLVGAYPFEDPKDPRNFHKTIHRIIHVQYSIPDYVHISPECRHLLSRIFVADPANRISIPEIKNHEWFLKNLPADLIDENSMNDQFEEPDQPMQSVDEIMQIISEATIPATNMNNLDSYLTGSLDLDDDMEDLDNDSELDIDSSGELIYAM